A part of Fusarium oxysporum Fo47 chromosome III, complete sequence genomic DNA contains:
- a CDS encoding uncharacterized protein (animal heme peroxidase-domain-containing protein): MNGHSHPSHEPVMSKQDEDLMQLTLQLRNKKEAEKYAKYHGDKLIGNPIVPKVGLWEDVKSVFSKSSNWPALKRTADGIIKGTGLDGQSLATIAGSLSDYSVQRQKLINDQVKDKYDKMLHPPLTYLGDAFQYRTADGKFNSAMNPHLGQAGAPYAKTVPSKTAPLGALPDPSDLFDKLMAREEGGRESQSGLSAMLIYHATIIIHDIFRTNDNDKNISDSSSYLDLSPLYGYTNEMQRKVRDDKYKLGLLKPDTFAEDRLLRQPPGVCIMLVMYNRYHNYAARQLLRINENGRFRVPVMYEKTKIVSLIMEHLPEKDQYGQKLPLDEKVQNMCKQYEDLWRQVRAARPGDAPYAPPKTPNETDKEKKTREKAEQARHDALEEIEKFNKSKLNQDLEDLANDLKLLLKKKTLKLKDHDHQAAKDFEAACDEFKDAWEAAWNKQDDDLFNTARLITCGMYIQISVHDYLRALMGFHQFDTNFTLDPRADFDQKKTSRGIGNQVTVEFNLLYRFHCAISRKDEAYTEDFMKKVLHFRDPSNTSLPEFLGTMAAVKQKAAEDHKYGKREPEPWEVTFGIPDDDTAPANGAGSSGNTSDSGIAFNGAASNIEPQKVTKSKHFTRNAITNLFDDNQMLEELTSAMDDPISNFGPRNVPKCLKPVEIMGILQARRWECGTLNDFRDFFGLPRHQSFESVTKNVEIQNALRDLYEHPDKIELYPGIFCESDEYMGLDPGPSESSSALWSAIFSDAITLVRSDRFYTVDWNTNSLTSWGMKEVTPNNEVCKSSVFHRLLQRAFPGWFPSNTIRFFHPFYTAKQNAIYAEAQGYGDWFKETVDHPKVAVAAPVQKPEKPWYLSKYDDIKIILQGEKAKNFTNPAYYYEANLPQVVRDVLNPIPAKDPPTYSSVIDDYVKDVDADLKKYLDQEMREIVKRESVSMTNSTFQIDATRDFAIPVVTRYVADFLGFGNKLFKTPTDAKDTYSENEIYRHITNCQIFLSYNADETKWLQRREAFKASMKKLIELTQRGTIWEAGQWDITRALFGKKETNAMHDLGVFVAKQVLAYEKDQSKAAAILLLICLDFAYNAVVSFTATLDGYMRDLYAAADGRPHLMLLRNDIGPQWIQVQKCVFNDKPDADEQLEKMVQTMARITVRQPIIRKAVEEGKYTFAGVNKGKQVTIKEGQAVILDLAKAGEEPGVKGNAEKQQVLMSQLSIADKFGVFAPRRVATISLTSMIKFVAQMKNPRRGHDAQGKLKKINLDSTPEGYANYMAPGRVSWIEQQVKKLDDHKEADEIFTDDILRPQTDTYLTPTWDEFVPFPMTWKIRFDGFGESDYKVGTNDYGRVKTTPTLPDFCPPWYQPQGPSTEGGAFASTVCICADEGAGKGEVDEKGEKVHKKGCPCVGGSKKKSKLKTAQLSTGCGLSDNCVHK, translated from the exons ATGAATGGCCACTCTCACCCCTCACATGAGCCTGTGATGAGCAAGCAAGATGAGGATCTGATGCAACTCACGTTGCAACTtagaaacaagaaagaagCTGAGAAGTATGCCAAGTATCACGGCGACAAACTCATTGGA AACCCTATTGTTCCCAAGGTTGGCTTATGGGAAGATGTCAAATCTGTGTTCTCCAAGTCCAGTAATTGGCCCGCCTTGAAGAGAACGGCAGATGGCATTATCAAAGGCACTGGGCTTGAT GGACAGAGTCTTGCGACGATCGCTGGCAGTCTTTCTGACTACAGTGTCCAACGCCAGAAGCTGATCAATGACCAAGTCAAGGACAAGTACGACAAGATGCTGCACC CGCCTTTGACGTACCTTGGCGATGCTTTCCAGTATAGAACTGCTGATGGCAAGTTCAACAGCGCCATGAATCCCCATCTCGGCCAAGCTGGTGCCCCATACGCCAAGACCGTCCCGTCAAAGACAGCACCATTAGGAGCTCTCCCTGATCCTTCTGATCTCTTTGACAAGCTCATGGcacgagaagaaggtggccgagAGAGTCAATCCGGACTCTCCGCGATGCTCATCTACCACGCAACCATCATTATCCATGACATTTTCAGAACTAACGACAACGACAAGAATATCTCTGATAGCTCGTCTTACCTCGACCTATCGCCTCTCTATGGATACACCAACGAGATGCAGCGCAAGGTTCGAGATGATAAGTACAAGCTTGGTCTACTGAAGCCTGATACTTTTGCTGAAGACCGTCTACTTCGGCAGCCACCTGGTGTCTGCATCATGCTAGTTATGTACAACCGTTATCATAACTATGCTGCAAGACAACTTCTTCGTATCAACGAAAATGGCCGCTTCAGAGTACCCGTCATGTATGAGAAGACAAAGATTGTCTCTCTGATCATGGAGCATCTTCCTGAGAAGGACCAATACGGTCAGAAGCTTCCGTTGGATGAGAAAGTTCAGAATATGTGCAAGCAATACGAAGATCTCTGGCGACAAGTCCGCGCAGCGAGGCCTGGCGATGCACCATACGCTCCCCCGAAGACACCCAATGAGACTGAtaaggagaagaagactcGAGAGAAAGCTGAACAGGCTCGGCACGACGCtctggaagagattgagaagtTTAACAAGTCTAAGCTGAACCAAGACTTGGAAGACCTGGCCAAcgatctcaagcttcttctcaagaagaagacgttgaagctcaaggatCACGATCATCAAGCCGCCAAGGACTTTGAAGCTGCATGCGACGAGTTCAAAGATGCCTGGGAAGCAGCCTGGAACAAGCAAGACGATGACCTCTTCAACACGGCTCGACTCATCACCTGCGGCATGTACATCCAGATCTCAGTCCACGACTACTTAAGAGCGCTTATGGGCTTCCATCAGTTCGACACCAACTTCACGCTTGATCCACGCGCCGACTTTGatcagaagaagacgagcCGTGGTATTGGCAACCAAGTCACGGTCGAGTTCAACCTTCTCTACCGCTTCCACTGTGCCATCTCTCGTAAGGATGAGGCATACACTGAGGACTTTATGAAGAAGGTGTTGCATTTCAGGGACCCGAGCAATACTTCTCTTCCCGAGTTTCTGGGTACTATGGCTGCTGTTAAGCAGAAGGCTGCAGAGGATCATAAGTATGGTAAGAGGGAGCCTGAGCCATGGGAGGTCACCTTTGGTATCCCAGATGACGACACAGCACCTGCAAATGGAGCTGGATCGTCTGGCAATACGTCGGACAGTGGTATTGCTTTTAACGGTGCTGCTTCCAACATCGAACCACAGAAGGtcaccaagtccaagcacTTTACTCGCaacgccatcaccaacctcTTCGATGACAACCAGATGCTCGAGGAGCTTACTTCAGCTATGGATGACCCCATCTCAAACTTTGGACCCCGCAACGTTCCCAAGTGCCTCAAGCCCGTTGAGATCATGGGCATTCTTCAAGCTCGTCGATGGGAGTGCGGAACTTTGAATGACTTCAGAGACTTCTTTGGCCTGCCCAGACACCAGTCGTTTGAGAGTGTCACCAAGAACGTTGAGATCCAAAATGCACTTCGAGATCTTTATGAGCACCCTGACAAGATCGAGCTCTATCCCGGTATCTTCTGCGAGTCTGATGAGTACATGGGCCTGGACCCAGGTCCCAGTGAGTCAAGCTCCGCTCTTTGGtctgccatcttctccgaTGCCATCACGCTTGTTCGATCTGATCGGTTCTACACTGTTGATTGGAACACCAACTCTTTGACCTCTTGGGGCATGAAAGAGGTCACTCCCAACAACGAGGTTTGTAAGAGCTCAGTCTTCCATCGCCTACTTCAACGTGCTTTCCCAGGATGGTTCCCCTCCAACACAATCCGCTTCTTCCATCCTTTCTACACGGCCAAGCAGAATGCCATCTATGCCGAGGCTCAAGGCTATGGTGATTGGTTCAAGGAGACAGTTGATCACCCAAAGGTCGCTGTTGCTGCCCCGGTACAGAAGCCCGAGAAGCCGTGGTATCTCAGTAAGTACGATGACATCAAGATCATACTGCAAggcgagaaggccaagaactTCACCAACCCTGCGTATTACTACGAGGCAAACCTGCCTCAAGTAGTCAGAGACGTATTGAACCCGATACCCGCGAAGGATCCACCTACCTACTCTTCCGTGATTGATGATTATGTCAAGGACGTGGACGCAGACTTGAAGAAGTACCTTGAtcaagagatgagagagattGTCAAGAGAGAGTCGGTCTCTATGACCAACTCGACATTCCAGATCGATGCTACTCGAGA CTTTGCCATACCCGTTGTCACTCGATACGTCGCCGATTTCCTCGGCTTTGGCAACAAGCTATTCAAGACTCCAACCGATGCCAAGGACACGTACAGCGAGAATGAGATTTATCGGCACATCACAAACTGCCAGATCTTCCTCTCGTACAACGCTGACGAGACCAAGTGGTTGCAGCGCCGTGAAGCCTTCAAGGCTtccatgaagaagctcatcgaACTGACCCAGAGAGGAACTATCTGGGAAGCTGGACAGTGGGACATCACCAGGGCGTTGTTTGGTAAGAAAGAGACTAATGCTATGCATGATCTTGGAGTCTTTGTCGCGAAACAGGTCCTTGCTTATGAGAAGGACCAGAGTAAAGCGGCTGCTATTCTTCTGCTCATTTGTCTCGACTTTGCTTATAATGCAGTCGTTTCG TTCACTGCTACCTTGGACGGGTACATGAGGGACCTTTATGCAGCGGCTGATGGTCGTCCGCATCTCATGCTCCTGCGCAATGACATCGGTCCACAATGGATACAAGTCCAGAAGTGTGTCTTCAATGATAAGCCAGACGCGGATGAgcagctggagaagatggtaCAGACAATGGCTCGAATCACCGTTCGACAGCCCATTATTCGCAAGGCTGTCGAAGAAGGCAAGTATACTTTTGCTGGTGTGAACAAAGGAAAGCAAGTTACTATCAAGGAAGGTCAAGCTGTTATCCTCGATCTT GCCAAGGCGGGTGAGGAGCCTGGAGTCAAGGGCAACGCAGAGAAGCAACAGGTCTTAATGTCCCAGCTCAGCATCGCCGACAAATTTGGCGTCTTTGCACCTCGACGTGTTGCCACGATCTCTCTAACCTCAATGATCAAGTTCGTCGCTCAGATGAAGAACCCTCGTCGTGGTCACGATGCGCAgggcaagctcaagaagatcaatcTTGACTCTACACCCGAGGGCTACGCAAACTACATGGCACCTGGACGAGTTAGCTGGATTGAGCagcaagtcaagaagctggacgACCATAAAGAGGCAGACGAGATCTTCACTGATGACATCCTTCGGCCCCAGACTGATACGTATCTCACCCCAACTTGGGATGAGTTTGTTCCCTTCCCCATGACGTGGAAGATTCGCTTCGACGGCTTCGGCGAATCGGATTACAAGGTTGGCACCAATGACTACGGTAGAGTCAAAACAACTCCTACGCTTCCTGATTTCTGTCCTCCGTGGTATCAGCCTCAAGGTCCGAGCACAGAGGGAGGTGCTTTTGCTTCTACCGTCTGCATTTGTGCTGATGAAGGAGCTGGAAAGggggaggttgatgagaagggtgAGAAGGTTCACAAGAAGGGTTGTCCTTGCGTTGGAggctcgaagaagaagtctaAGCTGAAGACGGCTCAGCTATCGACTGGATGTGGATTGAGTGATAACTGTGTTCACAAGTAG